In the genome of Actinomycetota bacterium, the window CGCGTCCCTGAAATACCTCTCCAGCGGGTATTCGTCGGAGAGCCCGATCCCCCCGTGCACCTGGATGGCCTCCGAGGCCACCTGCACCGCCGCCTCGCAGGCGAATCCCTTGGCCAGCGAGGAAGCCATGCGCGCCTGCGGGTCGGCGTTCACGGCGAGCTGGAATGCCCAGTAACCCATGAGGCGCGAGGCCACGGTCAAGGCCTGCATGTTGTACAGCTTCTCCTGGATGAGCTGCATCCTGCCGATGGGCTTGCCGAACTGCTTTCTCTCCCGGGCGTAGGAGATGGCCGCGTCCAGGGCCGCCTGAGCGATGCCCGCGGCCGCGAGGGCCATGCCGCTGCGCAGGAAGGCGAAGATGACGTTCTCCGGCGCCAGGCTGCCCATCATCTTCGCGAACCTCGAGTTAGCCAGGCGGGAGGGGTCGAAGTCGTCGCCCAGGAGCTCCTTTAGCCGCGGGCCGGTAATGGCCGCTGCCACCATGGCCATGACGTTGTTCTCCCGGGGCACCATGCAGTCCTGGAAGAATATCTCTCCCGTGGGAG includes:
- a CDS encoding acyl-CoA dehydrogenase — encoded protein: PSSTAVVLDGDYYRVNGTKTWITNAPVADLCMLVANDEKGERIFLLVEREKSPYEVSSLHKLGWKAAPTGEIFFQDCMVPRENNVMAMVAAAITGPRLKELLGDDFDPSRLANSRFAKMMGSLAPENVIFAFLRSGMALAAAGIAQAALDAAISYARERKQFGKPIGRMQLIQEKLYNMQALTVASRLMGYWAFQLAVNADPQARMASSLAKGFACEAAVQVASEAIQVHGGIGLSDEYPLERYFRDA